In the Rhinoderma darwinii isolate aRhiDar2 chromosome 13, aRhiDar2.hap1, whole genome shotgun sequence genome, one interval contains:
- the FAM187A gene encoding Ig-like V-type domain-containing protein FAM187A produces MLHYCLLLPYAAVTFLLHLNPATSYEIVEKDDIYRSVVCPAFLLFDSMAYLSDMTFELPCHCKPELIKSVVWYYQKNTGNKKTRVLTDFNGTVQLDVQNVRGSFDIVFRFSIRMFSLIVFKAQIEDSGNYMCGSRDGHFFYGYSVDIQESKNAYVAFEDRHGHPQPDLISKYFVVFTTFWEWTVCDRCDVRGEQRRIGLCYINSTYLNPRFRVAQYIGTTCGSEAVPPKFKKSISGRRPEIIVRSCISPCHKPKKGILGKFSTLIHNIMKLKDYIPWTTKVPIQLHTHPIGSRLSIACPGAKPEHAVAWDKDNDRLYRTEYLIGINNFMRVFIDHGNHLNFRFIQFDDKGIYYCWLQGKMKAGFRLAVQRDPVGKRHFSDPESVFAMKAIGISFLFFTLLFILVHCIKCCFRNLRCLLLPEQLNAIK; encoded by the coding sequence ATGCTTCACTATTGTCTTCTCCTCCCTTATGCAGCAGTTACGTTCCTACTCCATCTAAATCCAGCAACTAGTTATGAGATTGTTGAAAAAGACGACATCTACAGGTCTGTGGTTTGCCCGGCATTCTTATTATTTGACTCAATGGCTTACCTTTCGGACATGACCTTTGAACTTCCTTGCCATTGCAAGCCTGAACTAATAAAGTCCGTAGTGTGGTACTATCAGAAGAACACGGGTAATAAGAAGACCCGGGTGCTCACAGACTTCAATGGTACAGTCCAACTGGATGTTCAAAATGTTCGTGGCAGTTTTGATATTGTTTTCAGGTTCAGTATCCGGATGTTCAGTCTAATAGTGTTTAAGGCACAAATAGAAGATTCAGGAAATTATATGTGTGGCTCACGGGACGGACACTTCTTTTATGGATACAGCGTTGATATTCAAGAGTCCAAGAATGCATATGTAGCATTTGAAGACCGACATGGTCACCCACAACCGGATCTGATAAGCAAATATTTTGTCGTCTTCACCACTTTTTGGGAGTGGACAGTGTGTGATCGATGTGACGTGAGAGGGGAACAAAGAAGAATTGGCTTATGCTATATCAATAGTACCTACCTTAACCCCAGATTTCGCGTAGCTCAGTATATTGGGACTACTTGTGGCTCAGAAGCCGTCCCACCCAAATTCAAAAAGTCCATATCCGGTCGGAGACCAGAGATCATAGTCAGGAGCTGCATAAGTCCATGCCACAAGCCCAAAAAAGGCATTCTGGGTAAATTCAGCACTTTGATCCATAATATAATGAAGCTTAAAGATTATATCCCATGGACCACCAAAGTACCAATTCAGTTACACACTCATCCAATAGGCAGCAGGCTGAGTATTGCTTGTCCAGGAGCCAAACCAGAACATGCTGTGGCTTGGGACAAAGACAATGACAGACTTTATCGCACAGAGTATCTAATTGGGATTAATAACTTTATGAGAGTCTTTATCGACCATGGAAACCATCTAAACTTTCGCTTCATTCAGTTCGATGACAAAGGAATCTACTATTGCTGGCTGCAGGGGAAGATGAAGGCCGGCTTCAGGTTGGCTGTGCAAAGAGATCCTGTAGGGAAACGTCACTTCAGTGACCCTGAATCCGTATTTGCCATGAAGGCCATtggcataagttttttatttttcaccctTCTTTTCATCTTGGTTCATTGTATCAAGTGCTGCTTCCGCAACTTGAGGTGTTTGCTGCTCCCCGAACAATTGAATGCAATAAAATAA
- the DNAAF19 gene encoding dynein axonemal assembly factor 19 isoform X1 translates to MKAELQAMNDSEVIDFRELERELANAVAADEKYQRENAAKFRAIHQKVASYEEFRDIVAASNLKPLERKDKIGGDRKQPWNPTATTSSSSKEPASAALQESQLSEPRNAFEFTRVWRRIDMERRYDFLLQIGAEKLSHIFHAEVCSGLLGEFLLVLEEHLQHRQLAEVMEILQCLAKTPRFHLNLVFLGKDERARCQELFVKLQTLVNDEKEADGQWKSTIMQLTIMYKIDVSN, encoded by the exons ATGAAGGCGGAATtgcaag CAATGAACGATTCAGAAGTGATTGATTTTCGGGAGTTGGAACGGGAGTTGGCCAATGCTGTGGCTGCAGACGAGAAGTATCAGAGGGAGAATGCTGCTAAGTTTCGTGCCATTCACCAGAAGGTGGCATCTTATGAGGAGTTCAg AGATATTGTAGCAGCTTCTAACCTGAAACCCTTGGAGCGGAAGGACAAGATTGGAGGCGATAGGAAGCAGCCATGGAACCCGACCGCCACAACAAGCAGCTCGTCCAAAGAGCCAGCGAGTGCCGCGTTACAG GAATCGCAACTGTCAGAACCCAGAAATGCATTTGAGTTTACCCGTGTGTGGCGCAGGATAGATATGGAGAGAAGATATGACTTCCTCTTGCAAATTGGGGCTGAGAAGTTATCCCATATCTTCCATGCAGAAGTGTGCTCGGGTCTGCTGGGGGAGTTCCTCCTTGTGTTGGAGGAGCATCTTCAGCACAGGCAATTGGCtgaagtgatggagatattaCAGTGTTTGGCAAAGACTCCACGCTTCCACCTCAACCTGGTCTTCCTCGGCAAGGACGAGAGGGCACGCTGCCAGGAGCTGTTTGTGAAGCTGCAGACTTTAGTAAATGATGAAAAGGAAGCAGATGGTCAATGGAAATCAACAATAATGCAACTAACAATTATGTATAAGATCGATGTGTCAAATTAA
- the DNAAF19 gene encoding dynein axonemal assembly factor 19 isoform X2 has protein sequence MNDSEVIDFRELERELANAVAADEKYQRENAAKFRAIHQKVASYEEFRDIVAASNLKPLERKDKIGGDRKQPWNPTATTSSSSKEPASAALQESQLSEPRNAFEFTRVWRRIDMERRYDFLLQIGAEKLSHIFHAEVCSGLLGEFLLVLEEHLQHRQLAEVMEILQCLAKTPRFHLNLVFLGKDERARCQELFVKLQTLVNDEKEADGQWKSTIMQLTIMYKIDVSN, from the exons ATGAACGATTCAGAAGTGATTGATTTTCGGGAGTTGGAACGGGAGTTGGCCAATGCTGTGGCTGCAGACGAGAAGTATCAGAGGGAGAATGCTGCTAAGTTTCGTGCCATTCACCAGAAGGTGGCATCTTATGAGGAGTTCAg AGATATTGTAGCAGCTTCTAACCTGAAACCCTTGGAGCGGAAGGACAAGATTGGAGGCGATAGGAAGCAGCCATGGAACCCGACCGCCACAACAAGCAGCTCGTCCAAAGAGCCAGCGAGTGCCGCGTTACAG GAATCGCAACTGTCAGAACCCAGAAATGCATTTGAGTTTACCCGTGTGTGGCGCAGGATAGATATGGAGAGAAGATATGACTTCCTCTTGCAAATTGGGGCTGAGAAGTTATCCCATATCTTCCATGCAGAAGTGTGCTCGGGTCTGCTGGGGGAGTTCCTCCTTGTGTTGGAGGAGCATCTTCAGCACAGGCAATTGGCtgaagtgatggagatattaCAGTGTTTGGCAAAGACTCCACGCTTCCACCTCAACCTGGTCTTCCTCGGCAAGGACGAGAGGGCACGCTGCCAGGAGCTGTTTGTGAAGCTGCAGACTTTAGTAAATGATGAAAAGGAAGCAGATGGTCAATGGAAATCAACAATAATGCAACTAACAATTATGTATAAGATCGATGTGTCAAATTAA